Part of the Leptolyngbya sp. BL0902 genome, CAGGCATCGGCATCAGTGCCGGAGCGGCCTGCAACAGCGGCACCCTTACCCCCAGCCCTATCCTCACCGCCATGGGCTATGGCGAACGTGCGGCCAAATGCGGCATTCGGCTGAGCCTGGGGCGGCACACCACCGCTGCGGATATAGACTGGACGGCCCTAGTGCTAAAGCAGGTGATCGACCGCTCCCTCAGCACTCTCCTCGCCCAGGTTTAACGACATGATTGCCCCATTGTCCTTAAAACCCAGGGCAGGGCGCATTCGCGGCTGCAACCCTATTGGCCCCCCTCTGATCGCTTTGGTTAGCCGCAATGCACCATAGGCGCATCCAGGGTAGCCAAGCAGGATTTAACCTTAGCCCCCAAAGGGCTGTTGTACCCGTTGCAGCAGGTCATAGAACGGTTGCCAGTTGTCTTCGACGGTGATCGGTTCCCAAATGGCCTCAATTTCGGGCCGCAGCAGCACGGTTTCGGGGTTCGTGGTTCGCAGGGTGTGCTGAATCTTCTCCAGGGCGGATTCTGGGAGAGATTGCAGCGCCTGATGGTACCACTGCCGCCAAAGCTGGAGTCGTTCCGCCGCTGCGGGGTCGGAGGCTTCTAGGGTGGTGGCCAAAATTGGATCTAGTTCCGCCCGCCACTGAGGGGAAAATTGCTGGGTTAGGCCCAGGAAAAAGTCGTGGTAGCCCACTTCCACAGCGGCCAGAAGTTCTTGGGTTTGGTTCACCAAGGTAGTGGCGAGGTCGTCCGTTAGCAGGGCGATTTGATCGGCCCCAAAGCCGAGTTTTCTCAGCATCAGCTGCTGGTAGTGGTGCTGATAGCGGTCTTTGTATTGGGCGAGGGCGGCATCCATTTCCGCTTCCGGCATCACCAGTTTCAGGGGCTTTTGCAGCGCCTTTAGGTTCATCTGGCAGATGATCGGCTGGTTGCCGTAGCTATAGCGGCCTGAGTAGTCGAAATAGGCGGCGGTGAAGCGACGGTCAAACTTGTCCATGAAGGCGTAGGGGCCGTAGTCAAAGCTTTCCCCGGTGATGGACATGTTGTCGGTGTTCAGCACCCCATGGCAAAAGCCCACGGCCATCCACTGGGCCACCAACTGCGCCACCCGCTCCACCAGTTCATCGTAGAAGCGCACAAACCGCTCCTGGGAATCGGTGAACAGGCGCACCGCTGGATAGTAAACGTCGATAACGTGCTCCAGCAGCTTGGCGATCAGGTCGGGCCGATTGT contains:
- a CDS encoding protein adenylyltransferase SelO, with protein sequence MSSPASSVSASATATNPLLTLDYIPALEALGDEYYDVVEAADFPAHQLRFRNDDLVRRLGLDPAAVSDEHVIQAFGKFEGREPLLALRYHGYQFGEYNPFLGDGRGFLYGQVRGVDGELYDFGTKGSGTTPYSRGGDGRLTLKGGVREVLASEALHALGVTTSRTFSLVETGEALWRGDEPSPTRSSVMVRFSRSHLRFGTFERLEYHNRPDLIAKLLEHVIDVYYPAVRLFTDSQERFVRFYDELVERVAQLVAQWMAVGFCHGVLNTDNMSITGESFDYGPYAFMDKFDRRFTAAYFDYSGRYSYGNQPIICQMNLKALQKPLKLVMPEAEMDAALAQYKDRYQHHYQQLMLRKLGFGADQIALLTDDLATTLVNQTQELLAAVEVGYHDFFLGLTQQFSPQWRAELDPILATTLEASDPAAAERLQLWRQWYHQALQSLPESALEKIQHTLRTTNPETVLLRPEIEAIWEPITVEDNWQPFYDLLQRVQQPFGG